The sequence GGCGTCTCCGTCCACCATGCCGCCTGCGACGACGCCTCCGCCATGCACTTCGTCCGCACCTGGGCCGCCGCCTGCCGCCTTGGCGACGATTCCCAGGCTGCGATGCCGCCGCCCCCCGTGCTGGACCGGTCCCTCGTCGCCGACCCCGACGACCTGCGCGGAAAGACACTCGCCGGGATGATGTGtctcgctcctcctcctcctccgccgccgccaccgcaggaggaggaggaggaggaggagagggagagggcccCACTGGTGATGGCCTCGTTCCTGCTAACGCGCGATCAGATCGGCCGGATCAAGGACGCGTCGGCAAAGGCGtcgtctttcgtggcggcgtCGGCCTTGGCGTGGGTGTGCCTCCTCAAGTCCGgatctgtgggcgtcgcggccGCGGAGCGCAGCCACATGCTCTTCTCCGCCGAGTGCCGGTGGAGGCTGACGCCGCCTTTGCCCGCCGAATACTTGGGCAACTGCCTGCGGCCGTGCTTCGTGGAGGCCGCCACGGCAGACCTCCTCTCTGGTGAAACAGCGGacggcgtggcggcggcggctgcggcgatCGGGAGGGCGATACGGGAGATGGAGCGGGGCGTGCTCGAGGGCGCAGAGGGGTGGCTGGGCAGGGTGCTGTCGGTGCTGCCGGAGCGGCCCATGTCGGTGGGCGGGTCCCCGAGGCACGGTGTGTACGATACGGACTTCGGCTGGGGTCGGCCGGCGAGGGTGGAGATGGTGTCGGTGGAGAAGACGCCCGGGACGGTGGCGCTGGCGGAGAGCCCCGAGGGTGACGGCGGCATCGAGGTCGGGGTCGTGCTGCCGCGGGACGCCATGGATGCCTTCGCTGCTTGCTTTGGCAGCATCTGAATCTATCTGCTTGCCTTGCCTTGCCTTGCCATGGATCTATCTGCTTCTTCGCTCCTTCCTTGTATCTTCTTCCTTCTTGTATGTGCTGCAACAATCTCGATGAATTGTTTGACATTATTGTTGTTGCAATAAGTTTTCTCCTCCCAAAATAAAATTGCGTTGCAATCAATTTGAAAGCACCTAACCTTCAGCATCGGCTCTCCTCCACGTCGTACTAGGTGCAACCAGTCGGCCCGATCTAGCTTCTTGTTCCCGTTGATTGGTGTTAAGATACTCTGGCCCCTTCCTCTCTCATGCAATGGATGGGATTGCTATGAAAATCACAAGAGAGTGGTGATTGTAATATCAACCGTACGACTATATTTGAAGTTCATATTTGATGATGTCAAAATAGCATCATCATTTTACTATGCTATCAATGAAAAATTCCTTTCCAATTTATGCCTTTGTTATTTACTTTTGCATAACCCATGCTAATAGCTCTCTATAGTACCTAAGCATTAGATGTATTATCATTCTACCATGCTACTATTAATTTTTATACCTTTCAATGCTGGTTAGGAGCGCTATGGAACTTCCATAGGCGAACCACGGTAGGAGCCAAGCCGGATTAATTACGGGTGCTTAAAATGCAATGCAAGCTGAAGCTTATTCCAATTATTTCAGCATCAGGATGGATTCAAATAGAAAAttgatcaactacaaaattatggATCTTGCTCAGGTCTGTGATATTTGTGGTTGACTGATTCATAAAATTGGTTCCCAGGAGGTCATGACAGAGAACTAGGAAAATCATGGCAATAGAAGAACTTGTACCTTTGGGTACTGCTCTTCGTAGGTAGGTGAGAGATATATTACAATTCAGAACAGTATGAATTTCTTGCGATTGTGTTTATGCAGAGCCATTTTGGTTGCAGGGTGAGAGCAAGGTTGGGAGAACCCAACGTTGTTGTTTGTGATGAATTAATTGGTTTCCAGTTCTTTGATTTCATCAAGTGGCAATGCTAGAAGAATCATGCTTGCTAAACAGGATAAATGATTCCTTACTCCGAAGGTGAGCATTGGTAGTTAATGCTTTGGTGTATTTGTGCGACGGAGTTGGACTTGATATTTCATATCAGTAGAGTTGGACTTATTGATCTTTCACTCGCTTTTGTTTACTCATCACTGTGTATTAGAGTGGTAGTGAATAGTGCAGCGGCTCTGGTTAGAGTATTTCTAAAGAATTTTTTGTCCAACGAGAATCTGCTAGAGATGCTATTGGATCCGCACCGTACACCACTGCTATTGGATCCTCACCGGACATTGATTGCATGGAGAGAGAAAATGAGACATGAATTTCGGATGGTGTTGGGAATATAGGCAGGTTGTAGGCAGGCTGTTACCGAACTCGAGCGGTTATCGAAAATTCGGAATAACCGTTTAAAATTTGgttaaaatttaaacaaaatttatttgctaaatgtAACATCTCGGGTTTCAACAAACTTAGATCGCTACCGACTCTCATCTAAACCTAATCAATccgaaaattataaaaaatattttgttagagttttccCCTATATTTACTGTTTTCCAGGACACGCAAACTGCGTTTATCACAGGTAGAAAATTTATAGACGTGAAGTAAATATAACAGTCTAAAACTAGTACCTGAAACAACTCACAGACTCGTTACATTACACTAAAAGCAGCCACGAGCTGCATACTAACTAAGATAATTAAGTACGGTGTTAAAAGGTTATGGATACAACTATAAAGTTATTTAAGTGTGATCACTTGCCACTACGTAATGCTATTTCCCCTTCCGAACATGTCGCAAGCAAAGGTACATAAAAACCAAATGAAATATAAGTGTGAGTAAAAACACTCAGCAAGTACAGTTATGAAACTGGAAGAATGGACGCATCAACAACGTCAAAGAAGAATGGCAACactgagtttttcctttttcttgaaaacaGCAAGAAGACAGTAGTTTCCGTCAATACGAACCGTCATGAATTTCCTTTGTATTTACCGGTAAAGCCGAGCAAGTGAGGCCAGCACTCACTCATAGGATCATGAACATAAGAATCAAATTGTTCGGTAACACCGGACCATGAATGATAGATAAACTGGAACAACTTGAAACTGGAATACTGACATGAACTCATTCTTAAACTTGAATCATAAGAATATAGGAAAATTCAAATATtgaataaacacaattaaaagGGATAAACAAAACATTTGTCAAAGCAAAGCAAGCCAATCATGGGTTTGAATGCACTTGCCTTAACCGTGGCGAGAAGCTGGCTTCGCGCCGCGCCGTTAACACCGATACTCCCAAAACCTGAAGAACAAGATCGCTCAGAAGTTGTCCCAAAACGTCCATGTGACTATATATTGGATGTCTGAACTACTCTTTCTAGCTGAATCTCAAAGTCTCGATTCCGTCATTTTCCGGGAACTCGATCAAGGTTCTGAGTTGCCCGTTGATCGAGCCATAACTTTTATTCTACTTAACCAAAGACGGCAGATAAATACATCTAGAGCATCTACGGGAAATATCCCACGTCTTTTGCTTTAATCACATAGCTGAAACTGGCTCTAACCATTTCTAGCTTTCGAATGTTCTCTCGCTGCTAAACGATCAAGCTTCCAACCAAGCGTCCAATGACAAAATCGACTGCTAAGCTATCTATAAGCATTTAGGGATTACAGAGAAATTACCCTCACTGCGCGAATCACGAATTGACGACGAAACCGACGAAATCCCAAAaaatccccttcttcctccttttcttttttttctttcttttctttttctttctttctttcctcttcttttttctttctttccttcctcccggtgcttgctttctccttctcttgtggCAGAACAATGCAGTAACAAGGACCGGAGACCGGCGGCTTCGCTGGCTGGCGGTGGCGAGCTCCAGCAGCAGCGGCGAGCTCCGACAGCAGCGGATGGCAGCAGGACTAGGCCGAATAGCCGAACTGCGGCATGGCTGGGCGATGCGAGCTCGAGGCGGTGCAACGGAAGGCGGCACGTCACAGGTAGAGCCGAGCAGCAGCAGGACGACGGTGCTCGCCGACAACAGCGGCAGCGCAGGgaaggcggcgacggcgaccgaCGCGAAGGTCAGAGGACGATGTCGACGGTGGCCTGCAGCGCGGTAACTGAAAAATGGCGTGGCGCGGACAGAGCCGAACCGTGGCGGGAACGGCGGCGCTCACGACGACGGTGGCATCGAGGGAAGGCGATGAcgggctagggttagggtttaggttttggGTCGGTCTGGGCTCGGGTTATAAATGCACCCGCCGACCACTTGGTCGGtggagtttttttaatattacactaaaatttaaaatttggtcaAAAATTTGTCAGAATTACTTCTCGGTAACCGTTCcaattttctcgatttatcgagcggttttctcgaatttacagtgaagttcaacaaaaaatccaaaaattggctcaatcttataaaatcaataactaatcatttgagcttcaaatcaagtgaaacaaattttgttggtcttcttgtaacatgatctacattataaatgtatttatactcataaaaaagttgaaaatttttctgtaagaaaatgtatttgttaaaccaagttaaatgcataatttactctttgctaatccaaaaatcataaaactaattttgttagtcttcttacatgatcctatgtcttttaaaaatatatggactcatgaattagttattgtaacatgcaggattgtgtaaatgtgttacaactagattaattcgtaactgacccatcacacctctaaaattagtgaaaccacttttattagtttatttatactatgctttatgtagaaaaaataatagtagacataaaaaaagttaattacagtgtatttcttaacatattcattttatgcttgtgaactttgtaaaaatcatagaaaaattaataaaactttaaatgaagtgaaattaattttaaagatcctcttaagatacgtcctatgtaagaaaaatatgcatttgCATACCGCATGGTCCTCAGAGGGGAGTACGTAGCGGACGATGGTGATGAAGAGTTGTGGGAGTGTCTTGACGTTGAGGAGGAGTGAGATGGCGCGGTGCATCGCGTCGGCCTTGACGACGTCATCACTGCCCTCGAGATCCGCCTTGATCTTGTTTGCCATTGTGGCGGAGCCCTTGTCAAAGTGGACCAATAGGGAGTACGGCTTCTCCATGGCTGAGGCCGCGGCGAGGCGGACCTACGgctgggagggagggaggtagTGGTTGGATCTaaccggaggcggcggctgatCGAGATctgggaggggagagagagagagagcgggtGGGGACGGAAGGGGTGAAGAGAAGAGGCCACGAGCCATCACACAACAGAACATATCTGGAGTGTGCTCATGCGTAGCCGAACAAGACCACCCCGCGGGCCAGCATTAACACCCTAGGGGGctggagagagaaaagaaattccCAACTTTTTCCTACAAAACAGCGCACAAATCTCGAAATGTGCCAACGAACAGGATAAGTCCATGTGGTCAGCTACCGCTGTGAAACGATTTATTGGTTTCGGATGTGCTATGATCTTGAGGCAAAGGTACGGTGgttctttttaatttttccaATTAGCTAGTTTCgtctttttaattttgttatGCAACTACTCTTTATGTGGTCAACTGAGATGATACTTTCCCTAAGTGTCTGCATATTGCGATGACAATAATTAGCGATAGGATTCATTTAGACAGATTTGTGTCTTCTAATTAGTCGACTGAGACAGTTTGATTGTGATGAATGAGCATGGTAACCGTGCTGCAGATTTGCGCACATTAGATAATGGCATGGGTAGTGGTTGTATCTCCACTGCAAGGGGATTCAAGTGCAAGGTTGCCTAACCTGTCCTGCATTGGTCATTGCTACTCACATACACTGATTGTGCCATGGATGTATAAGGGTTTCTCttgattgagttttttttttattacacaAGTTGTGTTCATGCTGCGTAATGGATACATTTGTATGTCAACCGAAAAGCTATTCCTACTTCCTCATCTATCTATGTGTCAACTGGCAAGCTATTCCTGCTCTCATGCTTGGGTGCTAAATGCCTGCCATATGAAGAGCTGCAATGGCGAAGGTTGTTCAAACTGAGGCTGTTGCCGCCAAACGGCTCTAAAGAGTCATCCCAGACGATTTCACAATCGCCTGACTAGAAGTATCTGTGATATCGGCAATTATCACAGACGTCATGAGAAGAGCCATCTGTGATAGTAGTTtctgaaaaacaaaaacaaaaaaagcaaAATCACAGCTTGGCAACGAGGCCGCCGCTGGCGTATGCCTGTTCggaagaccccccccccccccatggcAATGGTGACGGCGGGGACAACGGACTCGCCGCTGGCCACCAGGATTGTGATGCGCTTCTCTGGCTCCACGAAGTCCTACAACAAGCTGTCAGCCTCCACCAACACAAGGCCGCCAATCCTGCAACTAATCAAGCACGATTTCAAAAGGGAATCCATGGATTGGATTAAAGCAACAGGAGAGAGGAATCAAGAATACAACAACAAAGGTTTTTCTTCGAAAGCCACGAAGTGGATGGTTATATTAAAAGAAGAAGCAATTGTTCTtacaacatcacaaacaagaaaaaactCGTCGGATGgactaagaaaaagaaaaagaaactaaaCAACAACGTCTAAAATGGAGAAAAACAGCACGGGAGAGGTTCACGCATGTACTCAGTTGGGAAACGACACAGATTGTAAAACTACACCAAGCACCAAGACGCAGACGTAGCCCACCGCCTATCATCGTTGCCAGAACAAACGCAGCAGCTCCAACTTCACCATGGTTGGTGTcgatgacatgggaaccagggatccccgagtcccgagaccatGACAGcaaatgccacgtggcgtcttccctcggggaccgTCTCCCCGAGGCTCGAAAAGACCCAGTTTCGGGAGAAGGctcttggggccatgaacagtagtccccgagtacccgagttccccgaggacccgagaagacccagttccgggagagggctctcggggtcatgaactgtggtctccgagtacccgagttccccgaggatctgagaagacacagttccgagagagggcgctaggggccataaacagtgacccccgagtacccgagttccccgaggacccgagaagacatagttccgggagagggcgctcggggccatgaacagtggtccccgagtacccggagttccccgaggaccgagaagagacatatccgggagagagcgctcggagCTATGAAcggtagtccccgagcacccagagttccctgaggacctgagaagccccttgccggtggaccccacaggggctcagcggtgaggtatcAATTGGCGAGAGGCCCGATGcggcatttaagagggagtgtggcctgtcacttccaaccactcccaccACACCTGTCGTATTGAGTACGTTAGTacctgccaccgcctggtaggaaggcgtggggacatttaatacgacgagtcccatcgcacgtcaccctgcgtggcttggagatatcatcgctgggctcgaggcatatcgcctgccgccctgctgtgtcagacctgctctgaccgggcgggcacgcggggttgctcggcggctgcccggtgggcccccctactgcacccgctaaaaggtGGCGTAATGAATGACAGGACCGGCCAAAGGCACATTTTCAAcctcctgtaacatcaaactgcagccccatgatggttgctttccatttatggctcctGTGAACTCGTGCCCttctttctgggcacgccaaacCTCCCCCGACGGGATAAAAGGGGGTGCACCTCGGAGAAGGACAAGTTTGAGAAGTTCGGACAAGCTGAAGACAAGCTTTGACggatcgaagaagaagaagaagaagctctagcACACAGATagagatcggcacttgaagaccgaagctctagatttagacaaaaaaatctttgtaacatagagatccagagaaaggcattcccagagcattaatagaatacacacaggagtagggtattacgctccgtgtgaCCCGAACcagtctaaaatccctcgagcatttactctcactagcagccgatcatccgtcctgcctacatctcacatactcgcattaaatccacgtacgaggtagattcagaatcacccccccggccgaatctcaaagggggtccctcaggatccccggtTGAGGAGTTCATCTTTCGACAGTTGCCATGGCCACCTAGCTAAAACTAGGCCTGAAAAGCAACACCGAGACCGGATGGAACACAGCAACAACCCACCACCTAGCTAAACTGGTCTATATGGGCAAGACCTGCGCAATCAAGCAACGCCATGCACAGAGCCAAAAGCCACCAAGACGCGGGGAAGGATCGCCAAGGCAACGCCTCTAGGGAGGGCACGATGTCAGGGACACCGCCGTCGCCCGTCCGGAAGATCGAACCGAGTTTCCACCCAAGGAATCCCCTAAGAGTGGCTAAGGAAAGGGGCACTACGATGATGCCTCCAACGAGGGGAGTGACGCCCTAAGGCGGCACCGCCACCAGCACTGGCAACAAGCCAGGCAAGGCCTCTGCCCAGCACCCGACACCCCACGAGCCATGAGGAGCGAACCCTGCGCAACCGAACCGCACACGCCTCAGAGTGACAGGACACTGTGCTGCCGCCCACACGACCCTCCGTCGTGACGACCCAAGACCGTGGCCCTTCTTGCGTCTCACTTCTGCGCGGCAAAAGCGGCAGTCGCCACCCCGCCAGCATGATCGCCGCCCAGTGTCGTGCCACGCCGTCGCCACCATGCGCACTGCGTCACCGCGCTGCCACGTGCTCCTACACAGCTGCTCTGCCAAGCCGCCGGGCCATCGGACCGCGGTGCCGCTCACCTATGTGTCGCGCCTCTGCGCTCCTCGCCATTGCATCGACGTGCCATCGGGCCACTGCGCCTCACCTCTGCTGCCTTGCCTCCACGCAGACATGCCATGCCTCTTGGCCATCACGCCACAACGCCGGGGGCGGATCTGGACGCCACACCA is a genomic window of Phragmites australis chromosome 17, lpPhrAust1.1, whole genome shotgun sequence containing:
- the LOC133897426 gene encoding malonyl-coenzyme:anthocyanin 5-O-glucoside-6'''-O-malonyltransferase-like, with the translated sequence MAPPPCQPEQARVRVIDRIRVSPPPSEHEHEHEHELPLTFFDVAWLFTGPVERLFFFRHPDPDSTLPLLRSSLSLALRRFYPLAGTIRPSPATPHAPFLYSYSHGADALNFVVAQSDRPDDLDHLVARDPRDLAWIRPLVPQLPPPGDDGAFALAAVQATVFPGRGLCLGVSVHHAACDDASAMHFVRTWAAACRLGDDSQAAMPPPPVLDRSLVADPDDLRGKTLAGMMCLAPPPPPPPPPQEEEEEEERERAPLVMASFLLTRDQIGRIKDASAKASSFVAASALAWVCLLKSGSVGVAAAERSHMLFSAECRWRLTPPLPAEYLGNCLRPCFVEAATADLLSGETADGVAAAAAAIGRAIREMERGVLEGAEGWLGRVLSVLPERPMSVGGSPRHGVYDTDFGWGRPARVEMVSVEKTPGTVALAESPEGDGGIEVGVVLPRDAMDAFAACFGSI